Sequence from the Macaca fascicularis isolate 582-1 chromosome 16, T2T-MFA8v1.1 genome:
cctccctcacGGTGTTGGGCGAGGCCTCCCACCAACGAACCCCAGCCCCAGGCTCAGTACGGGTTCCTCATTCCTCCAAGCCCCGGCCCAAAGTCCAGGTTGCAGATCCTGCCCCACCCCCGACCATGTTCGTCCCACTCAGCCGGAATCCAGGGGGCAATGCCAACTATCAGGTGTACGACAGCCTGGAGCTGAAGCGGCAGGTGCAGGAGAGCGGAGCCAGGTCCAGCTCACTGCCACCGGCTTCCACCACCTCCTCAAGGCCCTCTCTGCACAGGAGCCAGACCGGGAAACTCAACTGACCAGCAGGGGGATATGGGGCGCGGGGCAGGGCATGGAGAGAGAAGAATAAAGGGAAACAGAGTCCAAGAAACACTGTGGTGGTCTGTTGCGTAGGAGTGCCACTCCTTCGGCCAGCCTGGGTCCCTGCCCTTGGCTTCCTGAAATGAGAAACCAGTGTCCCCTTCTTGGTGCGAGGCACCCCTTGGTTTAGTGGCCATGCGGCTGCCAGCAGGCCCTCCTGGTCCGCACCATGCACTACATAGATCCTGCACTGGCTGACGACAACCACCCGGGCTCTCTATTCTCCCTGTTCCCAGAAAGGATCAGGTCTGGATTCTGAAGTCAATGTCTCAGGTGGGGCTCTTTGGGATTTACTTAGCTCATAGTACAGGACCAGGCCGAGGCTCTGGATTCCAGCCAGGCCTCCCCCAGGGCTCTGAGGCGGAggtcttcccagtctctggtgtAGTCAAGGGGTGAAGGGTTCAGGATTCTGAAATGAAACTGCAGGAGTGGCCGGAcacaatggcttacacctgtacagcactttggaaggccgaggaggcagatcacttgaggccaggagttcgggaccagcctggccaacatgatgaaaccccgtcttggttgggtgcagtggtgcatgcctataatcccagcactttgggaggctgagacgggcagattatgaggtcaggagattgagaccatcctggctaacacggtgaaaccccatctctactaaaaaaatacaaaaaattagcctagtgtggtggcacgcacctgtagtcacagctactcgggaggctgaggcaagagaatcgcttgcccaggaggcagaggttgcagtgaactgaggtcacaccactgcactccaacctgggtgacagagagagaatccatttcaaaaaaaaaagaaagaaaccccatctcagccaggcgcagtgactcacgcttgtaatcccagcactctgggaggctgaggcgggcagatcacgaggtcaggagatcgagaccatcctggctaacacagtgaaaccccgtctctactaaaaaatacaaaaaaattagccaggcgtggtggcgggcgcctgtagtcgcagctactcaggaggctgaggcaggagaatgacatcaacccaggaggtggagcttgcagtgagccgagatcacgccactgcactccagcctgggtgacagagtgagactccacctcaaaaaaaaaagaaagaaagaaacccatttctacgaaaaatacaaaaattagccggatgtcgtggtgcatgcctgtagtcccagctatagccactcaggaggctgagccagagaatcgcttgaacctggaaagtggagattgcagtgagccgaaatcgcaccactgcactccagcctggacgacagatcgagactccatctcaaaaaaaaaaaaaaaaaaagaaaagaagggagggagggagtgatggaatgagtgagtgagtgagtgagtcacCCAGCAGTAGGGAACGATGGAGAAACAGGAGAGGGTCACTggcctccagaccctgtttgacTGTCCATACCTGGTTACCCAAACCTGGTTACCAGAGAGTTCCACCCTGGGCCCTCCTCTTCCTCGACCTTCCTCATTGTGATCCTGACCACCTGCCTCATTATGACTCAGTCCACCCCCTCCCCAACAACAGGAGTCTTCCTCCTAGTGACTGTGTGAGGACCGGGGGCCCAGGCAGTCCTGGGACCCCAGGCCATGGGTGAGCGAGCCTATCATGGGGCCCAGGTGTGCTCTGGCAACAACCCCAGGAAGTGCCAAGACTTAGGAGACTCGATTCTTCTTCTTCTGGGCAGCTTCATCTTGCTCAACGTGTGGATCAATGTGGTGACTCTGGTCAGGGCAGGATCTGGGTAGCAGGGTTGGGGGAGCCCTGGGGTCTtgaaggggctgaggtgggagggctgttGGGGTGTGGCCAGACAAGAGTTGGACCTAGGGGCTCACTCTGCTTCCGGACTCACCCGCCCTCCCGCTCCCCTCAGCTCTGGAAGCATCTGAAGAGCTCCTTGCGGATTCTGTTCcatcatttttttcccaaaggtGAGTGGGCCCCTGTGTGGGCTCCCAGGGATATGGGCCTGTCCCCTTTCTCCTATCCCTGGCCCAGTTCTCAGTCCCTAGGGAACCAGAGCATTGTCCCATCCTACCTCTCCCTGCAGACAAGCAACGCAGCGGCAGCCATCCCGTATGTATTCGCTCCTCCGTGGATCCCAAGAACCTGTGCTCAAAAGTCTCTTCCCGCGTCCGTCATCGCCCAGGCTTCCTGCCCAGGCACGTTAACCATCTTGACTCCTGGATGCCAGACACGAATGATGAGAAGGTTTCTGCATGCTGCTGGATGCCACCTAAATGTGGACGTGCCAGGGTTCCCAGGGAGTCTCCATGGGGACTGTACAAGGAGGAGATGATGGGAGTGGGGGAGGCCCCTCAGGTCACAGCCTTAAAGGCTCAAGCCTCCTCGCTCTCCACGCCACAGACGTCTTCCCAGTTCCCAAAGATGAGCAAGTTGGACGTGGGTCCATGCCGCCTGCCCCAGGACAGCCAGGCTAAGACCCCAGACTGTGCCCCAGCCCAGGCTCCACCTCAGGCCCAGGTCCACTCCCCAACCCACACTCCTGTGCACACCCTCACCCACTCCTGGATCCATGCCACGGCCCACACCTCTGTGCACACCCCTGCCCACTCCTGGACCCACTCCAAAGCCTGCACCCCCGAGGGCACCCACTCCCAGGCCCAGGACACCTCAGCCCAGGCCCAAGCCCACACCTCGGCCCCTACCCCAGCTCAGACTCCAGCCCACATCCAAGCCCACACCTCGGCCCCTACCCCAGCTCAGACTCCAGCCCACATCCAAGCCCACACCTCGGCCCCTACCCCAGCCCAGGCCTCAGCTCACACTGAAGCCCATACATCAGCCCAGGCCCAAACCCACGCTCCGCTCCACACCCCTGAGCATACTCACTCCCAGGCCCACAGTCCTGAACACACCTCAGCCCATGCCCCAGCCCAGGCTCCTATGCGTGCCCCAGCCCACCCCCAGGCCCATGCCCTTGAGCACACCTCATCCCTTGCCCCAGCCCACTCCCCAGCCCAGGCTCCTATGCATGCCCCAGCCCACCCCCAGGCCCATGCCCTTGAGCACACCTCATCCCTTGCCCCAGCCCACTCCCCAGCCCAGGCTCCTATGCCTGCCCCAGCCCACCCCCAGGCCCATGCCCCTGAGTACACCTCAGCCCATGCCCCAGCGTATATCCCAGACCACTCTCATCTAGTCTGTAGCTCGGTTCCTGTCCCAACctctgccccagctcctcccGGAACTCTTGCCCCACACAGTACTCCTGTCCTAGCTCCTACACCAGCCCCTGTCCcagcctctgcccctgcccctgccccagcacTGGTCATGGCCCTGACTACCACTCCTGTCCCTGATCCTgtccctgccaccacccctgcccCTATCATAACTCCTATACCCTCTCCCCGACCTGCCTTCAGCCATGACCTCTCCACTGGCCATGTGGTCTATGATGCCCGCAGGGCAAAGCAGAACTTCTTCCATATGTCCAGCCCCCAGAACCCTGAGTATTCAAGAAAAGACTTGGCTACCCTCTTCAGGCCCCAGGAGGGTCAGGACCTGGGGAGTTCTGGTATATCTGAGCAAACAAAGCAACGCAGTGGGGATAGTGCCAAGCTTCCTGCAGGATCCATACTGGGCTACCTGGAGTTAGGGAATATGGAATGGAAGATCTCAGATGACGCCAAAGATAAGTTCCCCCAGACCAAGAATTCCCCTTACTGCAGCTTCCATCCTTGCAGTTCTGAGAAGAAGACAGACTCCCAGGCTCCAGTCTACCCCAAATTCCTTGTCTACTCCCGGGATACTGCATGTGTCAAGCCTTGCTTTCATTCTACAACCACTGCCCAGAGCTCAGTATGCACCCTTTCTCCACCGTGCACTCTTTCCCTGCCTCTCGTTCCTCCCAGATCCTTTGTTCCTCCTCAACCCACCAACCATCAGAGGCCCTCCACCTTAATACAAACCCCTACTGTTCTTGCAACCTCCAAGTCTCCTCAGTCCATCCCCACTTCCCACTTCCCCATCCCTTCCCTGTTCGCCACCATTTCCCAACCCCTGATCCAACCCCAATGCCCTGAATGTCGTGAGAGTCTAGGCCTTACCCAACATTCTGGCCTTCAAAGGACCCCGTGCCCTTCAAAAGACTCCAGAGTTCCCAGGAATCTGGACCTTGCCCAAAACCCAGACCTCCACAAGAACCCAGGCCTTACCCCAGATCCAGGCCTCCACAAGAACCCAGGTCTTGCTCAAAATCAAGGCCTACATGATTTCCCAGGCCTTCTCCAAGATTCTTATCTATGCCAGAATCCAAGCCCTTCTCAAGACTTTGGCCTCCACAAGAATTCAGGCATTACTCAAGATACCCACCCCCAAAAGAACACAGGTCTGACTCAAGAAGGGGGTATCCTTAGGAGCCCATGTCTCACCCAACACCCTGGCCTCCACAAGAAAACACCATTTACCCAAACTTCTGATCTTCAGAGGAGTTCAGGCTTTACACAAGACTCTGGAGTCTATAGGAATTCTGAACCAAACCAAGAGACTGTGGTCTATAAAAATCAAGATCTCTCCCAAGCAACTGATCACCAAAAGAACCTAGGCTCTTCTAAAGATTCTGGAGGTCACAAGGATACAAGCAATGTCCAAGATTCAGGAGTCTGTAGTACCCTAGGCCTTACTGAAGATTCTGGATCACGGAAGGGTCCATATGTTGCCCAAGACTCTGAAGTCAACAAGAGCTCAGGAGTTATCCAGGAATCTTGTCTCCGCAAGAGCCCAGGCCTTGTCCAaacctctggcctcccaaagtgctcaggcCTTACCCAAGACTCAGGAGACTACAAGAATCCAGGACTTATCCAAGATTGGGGTGGCCACAAAGTTAAAGGCCTTACTCAAGATTCCAACCTCCCAAGCCTTACCCAAGCCACTAAAGATGAAAGAAGATTTAGCCCTCCCCAAGATGTTGGAGTTTACAGGAGCTCAGAACATAGACAAAACTCTAATCTCCACAAGTGCCCAGGAATTAATCAAGATCCTGGCCCTCATAAAGACCCAGCCCTTGTCCAAGACTCTGGCCTCCCCAAGATTTCAGGCCTTACCCAGGAATCTGGCCCCTACAAGAACTCATGCCTCATCCCAGATCCTGGCCTCCACAAGAACCCAAGCCCTGCCCTAGGTTCTGATTCTGTCCAGCTTTTATCCCCACTTCAGACCCCAAAGTCCACACTGTCCCCGATGAAGTCATTTGTGCCTGAGAAGGCTGCTCAGAAGGAGGACGCACAGCGGCACGTCCTCTGGGCTCCTGTCCAACTCAATCAGAACTCCTTCTCTTCCAAGGTCCAAGTGGTCTCCAGTGACCTGCAGACCTTCTCAGAGGTACCTGTATTAATTGAGCTGCAGTCATCCTCCCGGCAGGCAGGCAGCCAGCACAGGGTGTACCGCCCTGTGGATACAGTTCCTTCAGGCTACCAGAACTATCGTCAGATGTCTATGCCTTCCCAAATCAACTGGAAGTCCCACTGCCCTGGACCAGGCACCCGGGCAGGGCATGTGGTTTTTGATGCCCGTCAGAGACAGTTGGCAGTGGGCAATGACAAGTGTGAAGCTCTGTCTCCTAGGCGCCTTCGTCAAGAGGCACCCAGCAACTCAGGGGAAACCATCAAGGAGTGGGGATATCAGAATGTGATGAGAACCTTGGACAAAGAGGGGACAAAAGTGCATCAGGAATAAAGAGGCgacagaaatgttctgtgtttgTTTGAGGACATCCACCCCAGCCCATCCCTGATGCTGGCCACTCACAGAGCTGATGAGGACAGGTCCCTGTTTCTCCTCCGTAGCTGCATAGCTAAGCCCATTATCCTCAAGGCCCTAGAGCTGCTCTGTCCCATACACTAGCCTTTAGCCAAATGTggctattaaaatatatattaggcctggtgcagtggctcacacctgtaatcctagcactttgggaggccgaggtgggcggatcacaaggtcaggagttcgagaccagcttggccaacatggtgaaaccccgtctctatcaaaaatacaaaaattagccgggcgtggtggtgcacgcatgtaatcccagctactcgggaggccgaggcagggagaatcgcttgaacctgggaggcggaggttgtggtgagccgagatcgtgccattgcactccagcctccgtgacacagcaagactctgtctcaaaaaaaaaaaaagaaaaaaaaaaaaagtagatgtttctgcacaacagatttttaaatttcgtttaattttaatttacatttcctttttttttcttttttttttgagacagagtcttgctctgtcacccagactggagtgcagtggcgtgatctcggctcactgcaacctccacctcccaggttcaagcaagtgattctcctgcctcggcctcctgagtagctgggattacatgtgtgcaccaccacacccggctaatttttgtatttttagtagagatggggtttcaccatgttggccaggctggtctcaaactcctgacctcaagtgatctgcccgcctcggcctcccaaagtgctgggattacaggtgtgagccaccgcgcccggccacattatCTATGTTTCAAGTACTCAACAGCCACAGGTGGCTGGTGGCTACTGTATCAGACAGGACCAACTGAGGACTTTGCCATCATCACAGAAAATTATATTGGAGAGCCATGCTTTAGAGTCTAGAGGAACTATTCCTTGTCACCCATTCTTAATATCTTCAAAGCTTCCACAGAGTCCAGAGAACTTAGTTCTTTTTAGAGTGCCTCAGAAGCCACCCTCTGGGGAGGAGGTGAGATGCAGGGATGTCTAATGCCTGGTtactccagactgtgagaaaaaGCCCAGTCTCCAGTTCTCCTGATCTGGCCTCTTGGGTCACAACcagatgtgtgtgtatgggaATCTACTTGCGCAGTTCTGGGCTGCTTTGCTGCTCTCAGTTCTCCCAGGGACCCCAGCTCTGGTTGCTGAGGGAGAAAAGCTCTCTGTCAGTGGCTAGGAACCCCTGAGGTCTGGGCTTCCCAAACTGATCTCTAGAGTTGGGGAATCTCTTCTTTTACAGGCCTCTAATTTTCCTAGGTGTCCCTCCTCCTTAATTTTCTTATCCATGGACTTAGGCCTATCCCATCCTGGAGACCGACCAAGGGCAGAAGGAATGTAAGAAGtcgtggcccaggctgggcacggtggctcatgcctgtaatcctagcactttgggaggctgaggcgggaggatcatctgaggtcaggagttcaagaccagcctggccaacatggtgaaactctgtctctactaaaaatacaaaaaattagccaggtgtggtggcaggcacctgtagtcccagctactcaggaagctgaggcaggagaatcgcttgaacccgggaggcagaggttgcagtgagtggagatcacgccacagcactccagtctgggtgacagtgtgagactctgtctcaaaaacaaaacaaaacaagactttGAGATCCCTGCCATGACTCAGGTAGCAGTGACCTGAGGTGGGCATCACTAACATGTATGTCTCTTCTATGAGTCAAACGTCCATTTCTGGGTCACGATCTGTGTGCTCCTGCCTAACACTACCACCTTTGGGATTCCAAGatgcaccccccaccccccccagtCAGGGAACCCCTTTCCAGCACCTCCCTGGCTCAGCTGTGCAACCTTTCTAGGCGGTACTCTCCTCATCCCCAAAATGAGGAAGTTATAATTACATGGAAGAACTCTAGTAGATCTAAGTGACCAGGGTTCCTGTGTCACACAGGGATGCAGGGGTCCCTATCTCTCCCCAGGCCCTAGGGTATGtccttcattacttttttttttttgagatggagttttgctcttatcacccaggccggagtgcaatggcacgatctcagctcactgcaccctctgcctcctgggttcaagtgattctccggcctcagcctcccgagtagctgggattacaggcatccaccaccacgcccggcttttttgtatttttagtagagacagagtttcgccacgttggccaggctggccttgaactcctgacctcaggtgatccacctgcctcagtctgccaaagtgctgggattacaggtgtgaaccaccacacccggcccatccTTCATTATTGTTTGCGACTCAGAGCCATCCTATTACCGGTCTCAAACCCCAAGGAATGTTTGAGTGGGGTTGACATGGGCATGAAAAGAGACAGAATAATCTATCTCCAAAGGAACTACAACTTCCATCAGGCACTACTTCAGCCCAACAGGAAAGGATGTGGGGGCGTGGCTCCTACGCCCTAGTAGAGCGGGAAACTACAACTCCCAGGATAACACGGGATCTCAGCAGGGCTAAAGGAGTGACTGAGCTCTGACTGGCGACCCGACCTGGCAGAAACCACCCCGACAGCCTCCAGAAAGGGGCGTGGCCGAAAATGTAGGGGCGTGGCCACGTGGGCATCAGGAAGAAGTAACCTGTTGAATCTATTTCTCCTCCCCACCCTTACTGCTTCCCATAAGGGGGAAGCCGCTGACCAATAAGCCTCTTCCAAAAGAGGTAAAGGGAGGTAGACAAGGGGCGGCGGCGGAGCCTGGCTACTGCATTCCGTGGGAGGCGCAACAGTTACTTTCTACCTGCTGAGTTCGGTGAACCAGTTCATGCGGGCGGGGAACTGCATATGAGAAAAGGGCCAGGATAGAGGaggtatttatttgttcattttgagGACTAAATTTAGAATCCATCATCTACAGACCCATTTGTAGCTTGTGTCTGGGGCACTCGCTCTGCTTCAGAAAGAGGGAAGAACGGGGACGACTTTTTGGCAGCAAAGGAAAGGCCCGTCTAGGCCACCTCCCTTCCGTGCTTTCCCTAGCCCGAAACGATAGAACCGCATGGCTTCCGCGGTCTGGGGGAGTGCCCCCTGGTGGGGCCCGCCGCCCCCGGCCCCAGCTCGGCCGCTCACGGACATCGACTTCTGCTCCGGGGCACAGCTGCAGGAATTGACGCAGCTGATCCAGGAGCTGGGTGTGCAGGAGAGCTGGAGTGACGGGCCCAAGCCCGGAGCCGATCTCCTCCGGGCCAAGGACTTTGTCTTCTCTTTGCTTGGTAAGTAACCCTACTTGCCTTTGGGAGCTCACAGCTCTCAGCCTCACtacgcccccgcccccgccccggctTTGGGCGACACCCTCACGATCCGTTCCATTTTTTAGGTCTAGTTCACCGCCGGGACCCTCGCTTTCCTCCCCAGGCAGAGCTCTTGCTGCTTCGTGGTGGGATTCGCGAGGGCTCCCTGGATCTGGGGCATGCACCCCTGGGTCCCTACGCCCGAGGACCTCACTACGATGCCGGCTTCACACTCCTAGTGCCCATGTTTTCACTGGACGGCACTGAACTGCAACTGGACCTGGAATCCTGTTACGCACAGGTCTGCCTCCCAGAGCTGGTGTGCGGAACCCCTATCCGGGAGATGTGGCAGGATTGCTTAGGACCTCCAGTCCCA
This genomic interval carries:
- the SPEM3 gene encoding LOW QUALITY PROTEIN: uncharacterized protein SPEM3 (The sequence of the model RefSeq protein was modified relative to this genomic sequence to represent the inferred CDS: deleted 1 base in 1 codon), translating into MGERAYHGAQVCSGNNPRKCQDLGDSILLLLGSFILLNVWINVVTLLWKHLKSSLRILFHHFFPKDKQRSGSHPVCIRSSVDPKNLCSKVSSRVRHRPGFLPRHVNHLDSWMPDTNDEKVSACCWMPPKCGRARVPRESPWGLYKEEMMGVGEAPQVTALKAQASSLSTPQTSSQFPKMSKLDVGPCRLPQDSQAKTPDCAPAQAPPQAQVHSPTHTPVHTLTHSWIHATAHTSVHTPAHSWTHSKACTPEGTHSQAQDTSAQAQAHTSAPTPAQTPAHIQAHTSAPTPAQASAHTEAHTSAQAQTHAPLHTPEHTHSQAHSPEHTSAHAPAQAPMPAPAHPQAHAPEYTSAHAPAYIPDHSHLVCSSVPVPTSAPAPPGTLAPHSTPVLAPTPAPVPASAPAPAPALVMALTTTPVPDPVPATTPAPIITPIPSPRPAFSHDLSTGHVVYDARRAKQNFFHMSSPQNPEYSRKDLATLFRPQEGQDLGSSGISEQTKQRSGDSAKLPAGSILGYLELGNMEWKISDDAKDKFPQTKNSPYCSFHPCSSEKKTDSQAPVYPKFLVYSRDTACVKPCFHSTTTAQSSVCTLSPPCTLSLPLVPPRSFVPPQPTNHQRPSTLIQTPTVLATSKSPQSIPTSHFPIPSLFATISQPLIQPQCPECRESLGLTQHSGLQRTPCPSKDSRVPRNLDLAQNPDLHKNPGLTPDPGLHKNPGLAQNQGLHDFPGLLQDSYLCQNPSPSQDFGLHKNSGITQDTHPQKNTGLTQEGGILRSPCLTQHPGLHKKTPFTQTSDLQRSSGFTQDSGVYRNSEPNQETVVYKNQDLSQATDHQKNLGSSKDSGGHKDTSNVQDSGVCSTLGLTEDSGSRKGPYVAQDSEVNKSSGVIQESCLRKSPGLVQTSGLPKCSGLTQDSGDYKNPGLIQDWGGHKVKGLTQDSNLPSLTQATKDERRFSPPQDVGVYRSSEHRQNSNLHKCPGINQDPGPHKDPALVQDSGLPKISGLTQESGPYKNSCLIPDPGLHKNPSPALGSDSVQLLSPLQTPKSTLSPMKSFVPEKAAQKEDAQRHVLWAPVQLNQNSFSSKVQVVSSDLQTFSEVPVLIELQSSSRQAGSQHRVYRPVDTVPSGYQNYRQMSMPSQINWKSHCPGPGTRAGHVVFDARQRQLAVGNDKCEALSPRRLRQEAPSNSGKPSRSGDIRM